Proteins from one Xenopus tropicalis strain Nigerian chromosome 1, UCB_Xtro_10.0, whole genome shotgun sequence genomic window:
- the LOC116408396 gene encoding uncharacterized protein LOC116408396 produces SIHNNKIPVDEAENIRLKVSAALANAKAPPSNLSLQERRALTSLAKDSSVTILPADKGRCTVVLNTSDYHAKVSTLLNDSDTYEQLKRDPTSNYKKKVIDCLQHLEKEKVISPALYRRLYPGEATPCLYGLPKIHKEGAPLRPIVSSINCVTYNIAKYVANILAPLVGNTVHHIQNSMDFVKKVKELKLEIDDTMVSYDVTSLFTCIPTAEAIDTVRKRLKQDTTLSSRTKLTPEQVSSLLDLCLNTTYFKHKDVFYRQKHGCAMGSPVSPIVANLYMEEVEKKALDTFKGTTPSHWFRYVDDTWVKIKEREVPAFTKHINSVDKNITFTREDVKDSKLAFLDCAIVIKEGRDLDIEVYRKPTHTDQYLLFDSHHPLEHKLGVIRTLHHRAETVASNAEAKEKEYKHLKGALKTCGYPDWAFIKTKSKTNRKTRPTNRREEHSRRNNIVIPYVAGTSEKLRRIFNKHRIPVFFKPSNTLRQKLVPPKDPTPKHMKSNVVYAVQCSKECSDLYIGETKQPLCKRMAQHRRANSSGQDSAVYLHLKEKGHSFEDSNVHILDREDRWFERGVKEAIYANLEKPSLNRGGGLRHRLSPT; encoded by the coding sequence tccatccacaacaataagataccagtggatgaggctgaaaacatccggttaaaagtatcagcagccctagctaatgctaaagctcccccttccaatctaagtctgcaagagaggagggctctgacatcacttgccaaggactcaagtgtcaccatcctgccagcagataaaggaaggtgtacagtggtactgaatacatcagactaccatgccaaagtgtccacactgctcaacgattcggacacatatgagcaactcaagagagatccaacaagcaactacaagaagaaggttatagactgcttgcagcaccttgagaaggaaaaggtcatcagtccagctttgtaccgtcgcctttacccaggcgaagccactccatgcctatatggactcccaaaaatacacaaagaaggagcccctttgaggccaattgtcagcagcattaactgtgtgacttataacattgctaaatacgtggccaacatcttagcccccttagttggaaacacagtacaccacattcagaactccatggactttgtcaaaaaagtgaaggagttaaagctggagatcgatgatacaatggtgtcctatgacgtaacatctctgttcacatgcatacccactgccgaggcaattgatacagtgaggaaacggctgaaacaagacaccaccctcagcagcagaacaaagctgaccccagaacaagtttcttccttactggacctatgtctcaataccacttacttcaagcacaaggacgttttctatagacaaaaacatggctgtgccatgggttcgcctgtgtctccaattgtagcgaacctttacatggaagaagtggaaaagaaagccctggacaccttcaagggaacaacaccaagtcattggttcagatatgtggatgacacctgggtcaaaattaaagaacgcgaggttccagccttcaccaaacacataaactcggtggacaaaaacatcacgttcacaagggaagatgtgaaagacagcaaactggcttttttggactgtgctatagttatcaaagaggggagggacctggatattgaagtatacaggaaacccacccacacagaccagtacttgctgtttgattcccaccaccctttggaacataaactgggtgtaattaggactctacatcatcgggctgaaactgtggcatccaatgcagaggccaaggagaaagaatataaacatctaaaaggagctctgaaaacttgtgggtacccagactgggccttcatcaaaaccaaatcaaagaccaacagaaagaccagacctacaaacagaagggaggaacacagcaggcgaaacaacatagtcattccatatgttgctggaacatcagaaaaacttaggagaattttcaacaaacatcgcattcctgtgtttttcaaacccagcaacaccctgagacagaagctggtgccccctaaagacccaacacccaagcacatgaaaagtaatgtggtctatgctgtccagtgtagtaaagagtgctcagacttatacattggggagacaaaacaacctctctgtaagagaatggcccaacataggcgggcaaactcctcaggacaagactcagcggtctatctacacctcaaagaaaaaggtcactcttttgaggacagtaacgtgcatattttggaccgagaggacagatggtttgaaagaggtgtgaaagaggccatttatgccaacctggaaaaaccatccctgaacagaggagggggcctgagacaccgcttgtcaccaaca